In the Paroedura picta isolate Pp20150507F chromosome 15, Ppicta_v3.0, whole genome shotgun sequence genome, one interval contains:
- the DHRS11 gene encoding dehydrogenase/reductase SDR family member 11, with protein MERWAARVALVTGASGGIGAAVAKALVQQGMKVVGCARSVDKIEKLAAECQSAGFPGTLIPYKCDLSVEEEILSMFSAIKTLHQGVDVCINNAGLARPEPLLSGKTESWRTMLAVNVMAVSICTREAYQSMRERNIDDGHIINISSMTGHSVVPQSVGHFYSATKCAVTALTEGLRQELREAETHIRATCISPGLVETGFAFKLHDSDPERAAATYESIRCLKAEDLASAVVYVLSAPPHVQIGDLQMRPTEQLS; from the exons ATGGAGCGGTGGGCGGCGCGGGTGGCGCTGGTGACGGGCGCGTCGGGGGGCATCGGCGCGGCCGTGGCGAAGGCGCTGGTGCAGCAGGGCATGAAGGTGGTGGGCTGCGCGCGCAGCGTCGACAAGATCGAG AAGTTGGCAGCGGAGTGCCAGAGTGCCGGATTCCCAGGCACCCTCATCCCGTACAAGTGTGACCTCTCCGTCGAAGAGGAGATCCTCTCCATGTTCTCAGCTATCAAGACCCTCCACCAGGGAGTGGATGTCTGCATCAACAATGCCGGGCTGGCCCGCCCAGAGCCCTTGCTGTCTGGCAAGACGGAGAGCTGGAGAACCATGCTGGCC GTCAACGTGATGGCAGTGAGCATCTGCACCCGCGAAGCGTACCAGTCCATGAGGGAGCGAAACATTGACGATGGCCATATAATCAACATTAGCAG CATGACTGGCCACAGTGTGGTCCCACAGTCTGTGGGGCATTTTTACAGCGCCACCAAGTGCGCCGTCACAGCCTTGACGGAGGGGCTACGGCAGGAACTCCGGGAGGCAGAGACACACATCCGAGCCACG TGCATATCTCCAGGACTGGTGGAGACTGGATTTGCTTTTAAACTCCACGATAGCGATCCGGAGAGAGCTGCGGCAACGTACGAGAGTATTCGG tGTCTCAAAGCCGAGGATCTGGCCAGTGCCGTCGTATACGTCCTCAGTGCTCCACCTCACGTACAG ATTGGTGACCTCCAGATGAGGCCGACTGAGCAGCTTTCCTAG